A portion of the Acidihalobacter yilgarnensis genome contains these proteins:
- a CDS encoding protein-glutamate methylesterase/protein-glutamine glutaminase — protein sequence MIQSGKSDKIKVLVVDDSAVVRQVLQAALSQDPALEVIGAAADPLFAMERMKRQWPDVIVLDVEMPRMDGITFLGQLMREHPTPVIICSTLTEKGAATTLQALAAGAVHVITKPTVGIRDFLLDSANDLIAAVKTAARANMSNLRRSSPPVHQVQAAAVPASAEAMLRTTERIVAMGTSTGGTQALETVLTALPRVCAPIAIVQHMPAMFTAAFAERLNGLCQIEVREAKDGDRLLPGLALIAPGGKHLKLVRQGAQYYAEVFDGPLVNRHRPSVDVLFRSASQVVGRNGIGIIMTGMGGDGARGLKLMRDAGATTMAQDEASCVVFGMPKEAIKLDAADRVGGFPEIVELIRQA from the coding sequence GTGATCCAATCAGGGAAGAGCGACAAAATAAAGGTGTTGGTCGTAGACGATTCCGCTGTGGTGCGGCAGGTACTGCAGGCCGCCTTGTCCCAGGATCCCGCGTTGGAGGTGATCGGCGCCGCGGCAGATCCGCTTTTTGCCATGGAGCGTATGAAGCGGCAGTGGCCCGACGTGATTGTGCTCGATGTCGAGATGCCCAGGATGGACGGCATCACCTTTCTCGGCCAACTGATGCGAGAGCATCCGACGCCCGTGATCATTTGTTCAACGCTGACCGAAAAGGGCGCGGCGACCACCTTGCAAGCATTGGCGGCCGGCGCGGTCCATGTCATCACCAAGCCGACGGTTGGTATTCGCGACTTCCTGCTTGATAGCGCAAATGACTTGATCGCAGCCGTGAAGACGGCGGCACGCGCCAATATGAGCAATTTACGGCGGTCTTCTCCTCCCGTACATCAGGTGCAGGCCGCTGCCGTACCTGCGTCGGCCGAGGCGATGTTGCGTACTACCGAACGCATTGTCGCCATGGGTACTTCGACCGGGGGAACGCAAGCGCTTGAAACCGTGTTGACCGCGCTACCCAGGGTGTGTGCACCCATCGCCATCGTCCAGCACATGCCGGCGATGTTCACGGCCGCCTTTGCCGAGCGGTTGAACGGCTTATGCCAGATCGAGGTGCGCGAGGCGAAGGATGGAGACCGGTTGTTGCCGGGTCTGGCGCTGATTGCGCCGGGCGGGAAACATCTCAAATTGGTGCGCCAGGGGGCGCAGTACTATGCCGAGGTATTCGACGGTCCACTGGTCAATCGGCACAGGCCCTCCGTTGATGTATTGTTCCGTTCGGCCTCGCAGGTGGTCGGTCGGAACGGAATAGGCATCATCATGACCGGTATGGGAGGGGATGGCGCGCGGGGGTTGAAGCTGATGCGTGATGCCGGTGCGACCACAATGGCACAGGATGAGGCGAGCTGCGTCGTCTTCGGCATGCCCAAGGAAGCCATCAAACTTGATGCGGCCGACCGCGTCGGTGGTTTCCCGGAAATCGTCGAGCTGATTCGACAAGCTTGA
- a CDS encoding CheR family methyltransferase, whose product MAKVTAGAGRNIPLAEPEFQAIREFIYRRAGIHLSTAKRALVAGRLEKRLREIGCPGYRAYLELLGGELRPGSEAQRAIDLLTTNETYFFREQKHFDFLAERVLPALAQTSQGVRIWSAACSSGEEPYSIAMTLAEHRGGRPWSLLATDLSQRVLDRAQAGIYPIERAERIPLHYLRAYCLKGVGSRAGSFAVARKLRERVEFRALNLNAPLAETHGLFDVIFLRNVMIYFDLPTKQALCRRLIPHLRPGGYLFVGHSESLNGVTSDLIVEAPSIYRCP is encoded by the coding sequence ATGGCCAAAGTGACAGCGGGCGCTGGGCGCAACATCCCCCTCGCAGAGCCGGAATTTCAGGCTATTCGGGAATTCATCTACCGGCGGGCCGGTATCCACTTGAGCACGGCCAAGCGCGCGCTGGTTGCAGGGCGTCTTGAAAAGCGCCTGCGTGAGATCGGTTGCCCAGGTTACCGAGCGTATCTTGAATTGCTCGGCGGCGAATTACGTCCTGGCTCCGAGGCACAGCGGGCGATCGATCTGTTGACCACCAACGAGACCTATTTTTTCCGCGAACAGAAGCATTTTGATTTTCTTGCGGAACGTGTGTTGCCTGCGTTGGCACAAACGTCCCAGGGCGTACGTATCTGGAGTGCGGCCTGTTCGAGCGGCGAAGAGCCCTACAGTATCGCCATGACACTGGCCGAGCATCGAGGTGGAAGGCCTTGGTCGCTGCTCGCCACGGATCTGAGTCAACGGGTACTCGATCGTGCGCAGGCGGGTATTTATCCGATCGAACGGGCGGAACGGATTCCGTTGCATTATTTGCGCGCCTACTGTCTCAAGGGTGTTGGCTCCAGGGCGGGGTCTTTCGCGGTCGCGCGTAAGCTGAGAGAGCGTGTGGAATTCCGCGCGCTCAATTTGAACGCGCCCCTGGCCGAGACACATGGCCTGTTCGACGTTATCTTCCTGCGCAACGTGATGATTTATTTCGACCTGCCCACGAAGCAGGCGTTGTGCCGACGTCTGATACCCCATTTGCGCCCTGGGGGGTATCTCTTTGTTGGGCATTCCGAAAGCCTCAATGGCGTGACGTCGGATTTAATTGTCGAGGCGCCATCGATCTACCGCTGTCCGTGA
- a CDS encoding chemotaxis protein CheW: MANPLELANGRQVALAEGDVPDQAEQYLSFTLGDETFAVNIKHIREIIEYEDVTTVPMMPAFLRGVINLRGRVVPVIDLAVRFGRASTEIQRRTCIVIIEISGAQTHQDLGILVDSVNEVVEIAARSQERPPAFGAGLRNDFIEGIGKVDGRFIVVLDIDQALSVAEMSALAESANRSADAVSATHRTS; this comes from the coding sequence ATGGCCAACCCATTAGAGCTCGCAAACGGGCGGCAAGTAGCGCTCGCCGAGGGTGACGTGCCCGATCAGGCGGAACAGTATTTGAGTTTTACCCTGGGCGATGAAACATTCGCGGTCAATATCAAACACATCCGCGAAATTATCGAGTATGAGGATGTGACCACAGTGCCCATGATGCCGGCTTTTTTACGCGGTGTGATTAATCTGCGTGGGCGTGTGGTGCCGGTCATCGATCTGGCGGTTCGTTTCGGCCGCGCTTCTACCGAAATTCAACGGCGTACCTGTATCGTCATCATCGAAATCAGCGGGGCGCAGACGCACCAGGACCTCGGCATTCTGGTCGACTCGGTCAACGAGGTGGTCGAGATCGCCGCACGGAGCCAGGAGCGCCCACCAGCGTTCGGTGCGGGGCTGCGTAATGACTTCATCGAAGGTATCGGCAAGGTCGATGGCCGTTTTATCGTGGTACTCGATATTGATCAAGCCTTGTCGGTAGCGGAAATGTCCGCGTTGGCCGAGTCGGCAAATCGATCCGCTGATGCGGTGTCAGCGACACATCGGACATCCTGA